A region from the Vicia villosa cultivar HV-30 ecotype Madison, WI linkage group LG3, Vvil1.0, whole genome shotgun sequence genome encodes:
- the LOC131662669 gene encoding chaperone protein dnaJ GFA2, mitochondrial-like, with amino-acid sequence MVRSNGVKLLRSLSPKLLRNGEKSLYEGVFQRSYRTLNSGFCNSSKVIGNCYPNVGNGVNLKNWVLLGAANTYFGASRSIHGSAPLARDFYDVLGVNKNASASEIKKAYYGLAKKLHPDTNKDDPEAEKKFQEVSLAYEVLKDDVKRQQYDQVGHDAFVNQESNGFGDGGAGGFNPFEQIFRDHDFVKNFFHQNIGGQDVKTFVELSFMEAVRGCTKTITFQTDMLCNTCGGSGVPPGTRPETCKRCKGSGVTSVQAGIFKMETTCGTCKGTGKIVSSFCKSCRGAKVNKGTKSVKLDIMAGIDNNETIKVYRSGGADPDGDHPGDLYVTIKVREDPVFRREGSDIHVDTVLSITQAILGGTIQVPTLTGDVVLKVRPGTQHGQKVVLKKKGIKTKNSYSLGDQYVHFNVNIPINLTERQRELIEEFQKEEDESSDKGKAASG; translated from the exons ATGGTTCGCTCTAATGGCGTCAAGCTTCTTCGATCTCTCTCCCCTAAACTCCTCCGCAACGGAGAGAAATCC TTATATGAAGGAGTTTTCCAAAGGAGTTACAGAACGTTGAATTCAGGATTTTGTAATTCTTCCAAAGTTATTGGAAATTGTTATCCCAATG TTGGAAATGGTGTTAATTTGAAGAACTGGGTGCTCTTGGGAGCAGCTAATACTTATTTTGGGGCATCTAGATCCATTCATGGCTCAg CACCATTGGCAAGAGATTTTTACGATGTTCTTGGAGTTAATAAGAACGCAAGTGCTTCTGAAATAAAGAAAGCATACTACGGG CTTGCAAAAAAGCTCCATCCTGACACAAACAAAGATGACCCTGAAGCTGAAAAGAAATTTCAAGAAGTTTCGTTGGCATATGAG GTTTTGAAGGACGATGTAAAGCGTCAACAGTATGACCAG GTTGGGCATGATGCTTTTGTAAACCAAGAAAGCAATGGTTTTGGTGACGGTGGTGCTGGTGGCTTTAATCCATTTGAGCAGATATTCCGTGATCAT GATTTTGTCAAGAACTTCTTTCACCAGAACATTGGCGGACAGGATGTTAAG ACTTTCGTTGAACTTTCCTTTATGGAAGCTGTCCGAGGATGCACCAAAACCATTACATTTCAAACAGATATGCTTTGTAACACTTGTG GTGGAAGTGGGGTTCCTCCTGGTACACGACCTGAAACCTGTAAACGCTGTAAAGGGTCAGGAGTG ACATCTGTACAAGCTGGCATATTTAAGATGGAGACTACATGCGGTACATGCAAGGGAACCGGAAAAATTGTATCG AGTTTCTGCAAGTCATGCAGGGGTGCAAAGGTTAACAAAGGAACAAAGTCAGTCAAATTGGATATTATGGCCG GGATTGACAACAATGAAACCATTAAGGTTTATAGAAGTGGTGGTGCAGATCCTGATGGAGATCACCCTGGTGATCTTTATGTTACTATAAAG GTCAGGGAAGATCCTGTCTTCCGTAGAGAAGGATCTGATATTCATGTAGATACTGTTTTAAGTATCACGCAG gCAATTTTGGGTGGAACCATTCAGGTCCCAACTCTTACCGGTGATGTTGTTCTTAAG GTGCGTCCTGGAACACAACATGGTCAGAAGGTTGTTCTGAAAAAGAAAG GGATCAAGACCAAAAATTCTTATTCATTAGGGGATCAATACGTTCACTTTAACGTCAACATCCCAAT AAACCTGACAGAAAGGCAGCGGGAATTGATCGAAGAGTTTcagaaggaagaagatgaatcttcTGATAAAGGAAAAGCTGCATCTGGTTGA